Within Sphingobium sp. KCTC 72723, the genomic segment CCGGGTCTTGGTAAAGCGCGTCTTGCCTATGTTCTCGTCAACAGTGCCCGTCGCCTTGAAATCCGTGACTATGATGCTGATGACCGCGCCTGGCTGAAAGCGCGCGGTGTGTTCAGCGAGATCATCCAGTATCGCACGCGGCTTTTCGTTCCCGTCGACAGGGCTGTCGAAATACTCGACGCGATCATCGCGGAGCGACGCTGAGACGGCCACGTGTGACATGGCAATACCCAAACCCGCTCATCTGACAGGGGAAACTTATGTTCAATCCGTTTCAGCGTACATGCGCCGACGCCTATTGCGAGGGTGACTTCGCCCATGTCGAAGATATCGAGCAGGTTCGCGCAGTAAGCGATACGCTCTTCACATTTCTGATGATTGAGTTGGGCACCCCCGAGGATTGCGACACGCGCGAAGAAGCACTGCGCAGAATGGCGATGGCGATTGGAAACATCCAGGATGTTGCCGCTGCGATTGAAAAGATGCAGACAGCCTGAATATCTGGACTTGTAGGTAGCAATCCTATGGTCAGACATTGGCCGCCGAAGCTTATGGAACCCAAGCACCCCGGCGGCTGTCCTGCTTATCTCGATGTCTCGGACTAGGTCAGCTTTCCGCCATTTCCGGCGCGGGCTGCGCGTCGGGCGTTTTGATACCGAGGGTCTTTCGAGGGGATTTTACGGCCTTTGCAGAGCGAGCTTTGGGTGCGGGTTGCACTGGCGTCTTTTTCGCGGTGACGCTCGATTGACGTTTCGCTTTCGCAGGCTTCGAGGCTTTGACGGTGTCAACAGGTGGGGCGATCGCATCACTAGATGTCGCCGATATGCTGACTTTGGAAGGCGTTTTTCGCGCAGGCTTGGCGACAGGCTGGTCTCCTGCTGCCTTCACCTTGCGCGATGCCTTGGGTGGTAAAATGTCGGCAGATGTCGTTATGACTGGATCTTTTGGAGCGTCGGTTGCGGACATCTTCTCATCGGCGGTTGATGCTATGAGCGCAGATACAGCCTTGCTTGTGGGCCTGGCCCGGCTTGTTGCGACCGTCGTTTTAGGCGTCTTTACCTTCCGCTCCTTGCCCGTCACAGGCGCAGACGCTTGTTCGGTAGAGACATCGGCGGCGGTCGTCTCGCTCGTCGCCGGCGACGCTTTAGCAGCGCTCGCTGAGGCGGCTTTTGCTGCAGTTCCACGCTGTCCAAGGCCGAGCCTTTGCGCCACTTCCCGGCGCTGCGCGGAATAGCCCGGTGCAACCATGGGATAGGTTGAAGCAAGACCATAGCGCTCACGATATTGCGCGGGCGTCAGGCCATGCGAGGCCAGATGCCGTTTGAGCGTTTTATAAGGCCGGCCGTCGATGAGGCTGATGAGATGCTCGCGGGAGGCGAGACTTTTGCGAACACTGACTGCAGGCGTGTATTCCGGTACGGGCTCTGCCTCCGCTGCCGATGTTTGCGCCACCAGCGCTGCGCGAGTCGACTGGATCAACCCTGCCAGATCTGCGCTTGGCACCATATTATTGGTGACATAGGCGCTGAGCAACTGAACGGTCAGAACCGTGTAGTCGGGCTGGTCGGCATCGGTCATGGGAATATCCTGTCCAAGGCATGGTAAGAATGTCGGCGCTGCAGGAGCCGCAGCTCAAAAACAGGACTTTAGCCATCCGGGCCGTGATTTGTCAAAGGGGAGGGGGAGCCATGTCTGTGCAGGCAAACAGATTGGGCAGGTAAACCGGTACAGGAGCATATGGACAGTGGCGGACATATATATTCAGGGGAGTTTTGCGTTCATATGTCATGTGGAAGAGGCCGAAACATTGGACCAAGCCTGGTACGCCGTAATGTCGTTGCGCGATGACGTCGAGCCAGACACGCCCTCCGCCGCACTCACTACATTGTTTCCCCCTCTTGATGAAGACGATCCATGGTCAGGCCTGCTCAGCATCTTCGACGATCGCGATTTCCCCGACTTTGGTGCTGATCTCCAGATCGACGTCGACCGCGATAATCGGGACATGCGAATAGTGGTGATTTGCGGGATGACGGATTTTCAGCCTGCGCCGATCGAAAAGCTGATCCAGCGCTCCTGCGCCCAAAGCCTGGCACAGGCACCGATCGGTTTTGAATGGGCGGAAGTCTGTTCCAGACCGCGCGTCGGACATTTTCGCGGCGGGTGGTGCGCCCATCTTTTCTGATCGCCTCGAATTTGAAAGCACGCATCACGCCTTGTCGGCCGCCCTGAGCGGTGACGTGATCTGAACGGTGACACGCTGTTTGTGGGACACAAGTCCGTGGCCCCACATGCGGAGGGGAGGGGGGAAGGGATTTGCGAGGATCAGTGGCGCTGCCCTGGCTTCATGACCCTATGAGGAGAGCCTCCCATGTCCAGTCTTGCAATACCTGTCGACAGTGCGCCGGTAACAGGGGCCTATCGCGTCGATATTTCCCGCGGCCATAATGTCAGCCGTGTCTCGTCAGAATGGTTTTCGCGTCCCGATGACGAGAAATTCCTGTCGCTGACAGACCTTTACGACAATGTCCGCACAAGGGCCGCGCGAGCGACGACACGGATCGTCGAAAGCCGATCGCTCCGGGTTGAAGCGCGTGCCGATAATCCGGAACGCCTGACCCTGTTCTTGCCAGGCGAGGATATGCCTATCGCGCCCACCAACTGGTCCTTTGGCCAGCTCTCCAGCCTGGTCGGTGCACCCGCTTCCTATCTGCGCTCACTGCCCGCAGCGCTTGCTGGCATCAATCTCCAGCATGGCCTGCTCTCCCATCGCGGCGAACAGGTGAAGCTGCTTCAGACGCACAATGGCCGCGCTGAATTGCGCGCGGTCACAGGTCCTGATTATGGACGCATCTGGGATCATGAGCTGGTCGCCGCAGTCATGAAGATCGCGGGCGACGGCGTGGGCGATACGCGCTGGAAAGTGCCCGGCGTCCTCGACTGGTCTTCGATGCACTATAACCCCTTTGTCGATGTAACCCGCGATACCACGACGCTCTATGCATCCGATCGCGATGTCTTCCTCTTCCTTGTGGATGATACCCACCCGATTGAGGCCGGACGTCTTGCCAATGGCGATCCGGACCTGTTCTTCCGCGGTTTTTACTGCTGGAATTCGGAAGTCGGGTCAAAGACGCTGGGCATTGCCACTTTCTACCTGCGCGCCGTCTGCATGAATCGCAATCTATGGGGTGTGGAGAATTTCGAGGAAATCTCGATCCGCCACTCCAAGTTTGCCGCCAATCGCTTCGCCCATGAAGCCGCGCCTGCACTTGAAAACTTCGCTGATTCCTCCGCCAGCGGCTTCATCCAGGGCATCCGCGCCGCGCGCGAGCGCATCGTTGCCCGCAGCGACGAAGATCGCCAGACATTCCTGCGAGGTCAGGGTTTTTCCAAAGCCGAAACCGGCAAGATCATCGCCACCGTGCTGGCCGAAGAAGGTCATCCGCCTGCCAGCATTTTCGACTTTGTCCAGGGCATCACCGCCCATGCCCGGTCCAAATCCAACCAGGACAGCCGTCTCGACGTTGAGGCGAAGGGACGCCGCTTACTCGAACGGGCGCATTAAACCCGGCTGATCCCGGCACCGCGTCGCCCAATCCCCCATTCCCCCACCAGTGACGGTCGTTGGAAGGCGATCGTCACGCTCGCCCTTGAAAGGACGCCATCATGCGGACCTCGTCCCAGCATTCGCTCCAAAGCTTTCGCGTCGATATCCACTTCTTCAGCGGATCTGACCTTTATGCCTGTGAAACATACCAGATCGATGCACCCGATTGGTATCGCGCCGAGCAGCAGGCGCTGCAATTGTCGGGCGAGAGCGCTTACGACAATAGTCGAGTGCCGGATCTTCGGCGCACGGCGACATCATCGCTGGCCTGACCGTGCGTCTACCGCGCCATGTCGCCGCGCAGACACATCTCCTACACCATATATTTCAGGAGTTTTCCTATGCCTTCCTCTGCAATGCGCGGCCTTGCCTCGCTACTGGCGGGATCGTCCATGCCCGCACGCACCCATCCTGAATTGCGCAGCCGACCTGCAGAACAGTCGCCTACGCCCGCAATTGGCGTGATCGGCAAATATCAGCTGCTTTCCACCGCGCATCTCTCAATGAACACGGCGCTGTTGCTTGACAGCTGGTGCAATGGCCACGCCCATGAAGCGCCAACCATCGTGGCGCGCAACGCTCATGGCTGGTTTCTGTCGACCCGCTCTATGTCAGCCGATTGCGAGCGCGCCCTGCCTGCCGATCTGATGGCGGCCATCCTCTTTGCGCGGCGGCGCGGCATCGATCTGCTGCATTTCGACTGCGATGGTCCAACGCTGCCGCAATTGCTCGTGCATGACTGGTGAACATGAAGCACGCGGCGGCAAATCGCTTTGCGTGGATCGGCCTGGCAGCGGCGCATTTGCGATCGGAGGGGAGGGGGACTTTGACAAGGGGCGGAAAATGACCGCCTGTCCAAGGAGACACATATCATGGCTTTACCTCTCAGGATCACCCCACAGGTGGGCGCGTCCCTCATCACGCGCGTCACGCGCCTGTTCAATGGCACGATCCACGATGTGCTGAACGAACTTCTGCAAAACAGCCGCCGCGCTGGCGCCAGCGCTGTAACCCTGGATCTTGAAGGCTCTGATGGTGCCCCCATCCTTGTCGTGAGTGATGACGGTTCGGGCATCGATGACCCGGTTGCGCTGCTGACTCTTGGCTATTCTGGCTGGAATGATGCGGTTGCCCACCGCGAAGATCCGGCCGGCATGGGCATGTTCAGTCTTGCAGGACGTCAAGTTGAAGTACGATCCTGGTCGTGCGGCGCGGGCAGGGGCTGGATGGTCGAGATCCCCGAACAGGGCTGGCAGAGCCCAGAGCCGCTCGCGATCCAGCCCTGCGCCATAACCGGCGGTACGCAGTTGCGCATCGCTTTGCCGGACGCATGGACCAAGAATTTGTTGGCCGCCGCCCGCAACGCCGCCCGCTATTTTCCGCTGCCGGTGACATTGTCAGGCACGCCTCTGCCACGGGAGGATTTCCTCGCCGAGGCTGTGCGGGTCGAAAACTGGCAGGGCTGCCGCATCGGCATTTTCAGCTGGCGCGGCTACCAGCCGATCGACATGGCCCGCATCAATTTTCATGGGCTTACCGTGCCTTGCGATTTGCCGTTCGTGTCGGAGGTGGGCAAAATCGACAAATGGTGCGTGAAGGTCGACATTATCGACGCGCCCGATCTGCAACTGGTCCTGCCTGCGCGCAAGGAAATGATCCGCAATGCAGGGCTCGACGCGCTCAAGATCGCGGCAGAAGCCGCTATTTATCGGATGATCTGCGACAATGGCGACCATCGACTGGGCTTTACGGAATGGACGCGCGCCAGGGCATTGGGCATCATGCTGCCGCATGCAGCGCCCTGGCTTCCATGCTGGGCACCAATGACCGCCGACAGCATGGGGTGCGATCAGGGCGAACCCATATCGTCTCCTGATATGCTGGTCGTGCCCGCAATGGAGATAGATCTTCAGCAAGGCGCTGCGCCGATATTGGATGCGCCGGAAAAGCTCGGCATGCGCACGGTACGGATCGCGCCGGAATTTTCCGGCTATGACTGGTATGACAGGCTGCCCCGCCTGCAGACTCTTGCCTTTGTGATCGAACAAAATGGCCTCGAACATATCTATGAGGCCGACACCGAACTGGATCCGTCCTGCACATCGGGACGGGCCGACGCAATCACGCTCGAACTGGGGATCGCCGATTGCGCATTGCCTGGTGCGACGCTTACGAAGCGATGCTTCCCGCTTGAACTACTGGTGTGTCGCAATGAAGGCTATGATCTCGATGATGCGATCATCCTTATTGGAGGCAACGCCGTCGTTTCACCCGATGATCTGGCCTGGCAAATGGAACAGAGCCTTTTTAGGGCATCGGATGACAGCGATTGCGACAGTTGGGAAACCCAACAGGATAATTTTCAACGAAGCGCGCGTAACAACGCTTATGCGTTGCTGCTGAGCGAGGAGGAGGCTCTGCTGCGGCAAATCCGCGACAGGCTTACCGATAAAGTGCAATGGCTGATACCGCCGGACCGCACTCTCACGGTTACAGCGACCCGTACGGGCGTCGAACTGACATTGGAACCGGCGCCATGACGCCTTTAGACCATCCAAAAAGTCCTGCTCTGGGGGAGGCCTGATATGCGACGATCCGCGATGTTCACCCTGTCCACTATGCATATTCCGCTCGCCGAGCGACAGAAGATCGAAATGCTGATCAGCGCGGCGACGATGGCCGATT encodes:
- a CDS encoding MucR family transcriptional regulator; its protein translation is MTDADQPDYTVLTVQLLSAYVTNNMVPSADLAGLIQSTRAALVAQTSAAEAEPVPEYTPAVSVRKSLASREHLISLIDGRPYKTLKRHLASHGLTPAQYRERYGLASTYPMVAPGYSAQRREVAQRLGLGQRGTAAKAASASAAKASPATSETTAADVSTEQASAPVTGKERKVKTPKTTVATSRARPTSKAVSALIASTADEKMSATDAPKDPVITTSADILPPKASRKVKAAGDQPVAKPARKTPSKVSISATSSDAIAPPVDTVKASKPAKAKRQSSVTAKKTPVQPAPKARSAKAVKSPRKTLGIKTPDAQPAPEMAES
- a CDS encoding DUF932 domain-containing protein, translating into MSSLAIPVDSAPVTGAYRVDISRGHNVSRVSSEWFSRPDDEKFLSLTDLYDNVRTRAARATTRIVESRSLRVEARADNPERLTLFLPGEDMPIAPTNWSFGQLSSLVGAPASYLRSLPAALAGINLQHGLLSHRGEQVKLLQTHNGRAELRAVTGPDYGRIWDHELVAAVMKIAGDGVGDTRWKVPGVLDWSSMHYNPFVDVTRDTTTLYASDRDVFLFLVDDTHPIEAGRLANGDPDLFFRGFYCWNSEVGSKTLGIATFYLRAVCMNRNLWGVENFEEISIRHSKFAANRFAHEAAPALENFADSSASGFIQGIRAARERIVARSDEDRQTFLRGQGFSKAETGKIIATVLAEEGHPPASIFDFVQGITAHARSKSNQDSRLDVEAKGRRLLERAH
- a CDS encoding ATP-binding protein, which encodes MLNELLQNSRRAGASAVTLDLEGSDGAPILVVSDDGSGIDDPVALLTLGYSGWNDAVAHREDPAGMGMFSLAGRQVEVRSWSCGAGRGWMVEIPEQGWQSPEPLAIQPCAITGGTQLRIALPDAWTKNLLAAARNAARYFPLPVTLSGTPLPREDFLAEAVRVENWQGCRIGIFSWRGYQPIDMARINFHGLTVPCDLPFVSEVGKIDKWCVKVDIIDAPDLQLVLPARKEMIRNAGLDALKIAAEAAIYRMICDNGDHRLGFTEWTRARALGIMLPHAAPWLPCWAPMTADSMGCDQGEPISSPDMLVVPAMEIDLQQGAAPILDAPEKLGMRTVRIAPEFSGYDWYDRLPRLQTLAFVIEQNGLEHIYEADTELDPSCTSGRADAITLELGIADCALPGATLTKRCFPLELLVCRNEGYDLDDAIILIGGNAVVSPDDLAWQMEQSLFRASDDSDCDSWETQQDNFQRSARNNAYALLLSEEEALLRQIRDRLTDKVQWLIPPDRTLTVTATRTGVELTLEPAP